A genomic stretch from Saccharomyces paradoxus chromosome XVI, complete sequence includes:
- the ULA1 gene encoding Ula1p (Protein that activates Rub1p (NEDD8) before neddylation~similar to YPL003W) has translation MERYDRQLRLWGAVGQDSLNRSRVCVIGPATPLLQEVIKNLVLAGISSLTWLKVKYAVPSGALFLAQLKKDLERLASKQLEYEENDLEKTLQQLQYDWARFSVVILTCIGDQTTILDLNEVRRQRGTNFPPVLNTFVSGFYGYMNLVLSETHFVLQAHPDSKKYDLRLQKPWPELINYVNTFDLSKMDIPTFSGIPYIVLLMKCIAKLGKGGNTGRITIGQVKNALNQICFPLGNDVIYEPNYVEAKRYAYLACSQNDCCKELDDLLRNLEISDYGNDWHDTYNYEIFTLLLALKKIAEENGELSFQPLTGALPDMESTTENYIRLKTLYEVKAKLDKSCVEQILARGKKKVSQDVLNTFCSHYGEVRKILPPKSDLLGIFSTSNTLLDALVMVQFWEQSTVTSEPKDEFIGLRVDDNYPVMAFFGGAVAQEAIKLITHHYVPIDNLFLYNGIDNSSATYKI, from the coding sequence ATGGAAAGATATGACAGACAGCTGAGGTTATGGGGGGCGGTGGGTCAGGATAGTTTGAACCGGTCCCGTGTGTGCGTGATAGGACCTGCTACACCTTTGCTGCAGGAAGTTATCAAGAATCTGGTGCTTGCCGGAATATCATCTCTTACTTGGCTCAAAGTGAAGTATGCGGTTCCATCGGGAGCTCTGTTTTTAGCACAGCTTAAAAAAGATCTTGAGCGGTTGGCTTCTAAACAGCTAGAATATGAGGAAAATGACCTTGAAAAGACGTTACAGCAACTTCAGTATGATTGGGCCCGCTTCTCGGTGGTAATCTTGACTTGTATTGGTGACCAAACTACGATACTCGATTTAAATGAGGTTAGACGGCAGAGAGGAACAAATTTTCCACCTGTTCTGAACACTTTCGTCTCTGGGTTTTATGGATATATGAATCTGGTACTCTCAGAAACACATTTTGTTTTGCAAGCACACCCAGATAGTAAAAAGTATGACTTACGGTTACAAAAGCCTTGGCCTGAATTGATAAATTATGTAAATACGTTTGACCTAAGTAAGATGGATATACCCACGTTTTCTGGTATTCCATATATTGTTTTGCTCATGAAGTGTATTGCGAAACTCGGAAAGGGTGGTAATACTGGGAGGATAACAATTGGTCAGGTGAAGAACGCTTTGAACCAAATTTGCTTTCCTCTAGGGAATGATGTTATCTACGAACCCAATTATGTGGAAGCTAAGCGGTATGCTTATTTGGCTTGCTCTCAAAATGATTGTTGCAAAGAACTGGACGATTTGCTCCGgaatttggaaatatcAGATTATGGGAACGATTGGCATGATACTTATAACTACGAGATATTCACACTATTATTggctttaaaaaaaatagctGAAGAGAATGGAGAGCTCAGCTTCCAACCTTTAACGGGTGCGCTCCCAGATATGGAGTCGACCACGGAAAATTATATTAGGCTCAAAACATTGTATGAAGTGAAAGCTAAGCTTGACAAGTCCTGCGTAGAGCAAATTTTAGCTCGCggtaagaaaaaagtttcGCAAGATGTCTTGAACACATTCTGTTCCCATTACGGGGAGGTCAGGAAAATATTGCCGCCAAAAAGTGACCTGCTGGGTATTTTCAGCACCTCGAATACTCTTTTGGACGCATTGGTTATGGTTCAATTCTGGGAGCAATCCACAGTAACTTCAGAGCCTAAAGATGAGTTTATTGGTTTACGGGTTGACGATAATTATCCTGTTATGGCTTTTTTTGGTGGTGCGGTAGCCCAAGAAGCGATCAAGCTTATTACGCATCATTATGTTCCTATTGATaacttatttttatataatggCATAGATAATTCATCTGCAACgtataaaatataa
- the SNF8 gene encoding ESCRT-II subunit protein SNF8 (Component of the ESCRT-II complex~similar to YPL002C) gives MKQFGLAAFDELKDGKYNDVNKTILEKQSIELRDQLKVFQERLVEFAKRHNSELQASPEFRSKFMHMCSSIGIDPLSLFDRDKHLFTVNDFYYEICLKVIEICRQTKDMNGGVISFQELEKVHFRKLNVGLDDLEKSIDMLKSLECFEIFQIRGKKFLRSVPNELTSDQTKILEICSILGYSSISLLKANLGWEALRSKSALDEMVANGLLWIDYQGGAEALYWDPSWITRQL, from the coding sequence ATGAAACAATTTGGATTGGCAGCTTTTGATGAGTTAAAGGACGGAAAGTACAACGATGTAAACAAAACCATACTAGAAAAGCAATCCATCGAATTAAGGGACCAATTAAAGGTATTCCAAGAACGACTGGTAGAATTTGCCAAAAGACACAATAGCGAGCTTCAAGCTTCACCTGAATTCCGCTCAAAATTTATGCACATGTGCTCCTCTATTGGGATTGATCCCCTATCTTTGTTCGATCGAGATAAACACTTATTTACAGTGAATGATTTTTATTATGAAATATGTCTTAAAGTTATAGAAATTTGTCGACAAACTAAAGATATGAATGGAGGtgttatttcttttcaagaattGGAGAAAGTACACTTTCGTAAGCTGAATGTTGGGCTcgatgatttggaaaaatctATCGACATGCTAAAGAGTCTAGAATGTTTTgagatatttcaaattcgTGGCAAAAAGTTTTTGCGAAGTGTTCCAAATGAACTAACATCTGATCAAACGaagattttggaaatttgtTCCATTCTGGGTTATTCAAGTATCTCCTTGCTAAAGGCAAACTTGGGATGGGAGGCTTTGAGGAGTAAATCGGCTCTCGATGAAATGGTCGCTAACGGTTTACTGTGGATAGATTATCAAGGTGGTGCAGAGGCATTGTATTGGGATCCCTCTTGGATTACCAGGCAACTATGA
- the HAT1 gene encoding histone acetyltransferase catalytic subunit HAT1 (Catalytic subunit of the Hat1p-Hat2p histone acetyltransferase complex~similar to YPL001W), producing MSAEDFKPETWTSSANEALKVSIVGENAIQFSPLFTYPIYGDSEKIYGYKDLVIHLAFDSVAFKPYVNVKCSAKLKDNDVVDVEEKLLSFLPKDDVIVKDESKWVDCFAEEQKTHKLSDGFKKVSEYSLNGEEFVVYKANLIDDLARRMHRRVQIFPILFIEAANYIDESDPNWDIYWLFDKKTKKLIGFVTTYKYWHYLGAQSFDEDIDKKFRAKISQFLIFPPYQNKGHGSCLYEAIVQSWLEDKSITEITVEDPNEAFDDLRDRNDVQRLRKLGYDTVLQEHSELSDEFLESSQKSFKLEERQFNRIVEMLLLLDNSPSFERRVKKRLFIKNYDALDQTDPEKAREALQNSFVLVKDDYRRIIESINTSKT from the coding sequence ATGTCTGCCGAAGATTTCAAACCTGAGACATGGACTTCAAGCGCCAACGAAGCTTTAAAAGTTTCCATAGTTGGAGAAAACGCTATTCAATTTTCACCGTTATTCACGTATCCAATTTATGGCGACTCAGAAAAGATCTACGGCTACAAGGATCTTGTCATTCACCTAGCATTTGATTCAGTAGCATTTAAACCGTATGTAAATGTTAAGTGTTCAGCAAAGTTAAAGGATAACGATGTTGTAGACGTGGAGGAAAAgttactttcttttttaccaaaGGATGATGTAATCGTTAAGGATGAATCTAAGTGGGTAGATTGCTTTGCAGAAGAGCAAAAAACTCACAAGTTATCTGATGGCTTTAAAAAGGTGTCAGAGTATTCGTTGAATGGAGAAGAGTTTGTTGTATATAAAGCGAATTTGATTGACGATTTGGCCAGGAGAATGCATCGTCGTGTTCAAATCTTTCCAATACTTTTTATTGAAGCTGCTAACTACATAGATGAGAGTGACCCAAATTGGGATATCTATTGGTTATTTgacaagaaaacaaaaaagttgaTTGGTTTTGTTACTACCTATAAGTATTGGCACTACTTGGGGGCACAATCCTTTGATGAGGATATCGACAAGAAATTTAGAGCTAAAATATCCCAATTCCTCATCTTCCCACCTTATCAAAATAAAGGGCATGGATCCTGTCTTTATGAGGCTATAGTCCAGTCTTGGCTAGAAGACAAAAGTATCACTGAAATTACTGTAGAGGATCCAAACGAAGCATTTGATGATCTTCGCGACAGGAACGATGTTCAAAGACTACGAAAACTTGGTTATGATACTGTTTTACAGGAACATTCAGAACTTTCTGATGAGTTTTTGGAATCGAGtcaaaaatctttcaaactGGAAGAAAGACAGTTCAATCGTATTGTAGAaatgcttcttcttttagaCAATTCTCCATCATTTGAACGGAGGGTAAAGAAGCGGCTGTTCATTAAAAATTATGATGCGCTCGATCAAACTGACCCAGAGAAAGCAAGGGAAGCTTTACAAAATTCATTTGTCTTGGTTAAAGATGATTATAGGCGTATTATAGAATCGATAAATACTTCTAAaacttaa